A stretch of Oryza brachyantha chromosome 4, ObraRS2, whole genome shotgun sequence DNA encodes these proteins:
- the LOC102706185 gene encoding protein DETOXIFICATION 16-like, translating into MAQPSMVEPLLGGNWARKGGESLVVAEVRKQLYLAGPLIAGWLLQNVVQMISVMFVGHLGELELSSASIATSFAGVTGFSLLSGMASSLDTLCGQAFGAKQHHLLGVYKQRAILVLGLVSVAVAAVWAYTGQLLLLFGQDPEIAAGAGSFIRWMIPALFAYGPLQCHVRFLQTQNIVLPVMLSSGVAAASHLPVCWLLVYRAGLGSKGAALANAVAYLANVAMLAAYVRLSPACRSTWTGLSPEALRDMLGFLRLAVPSALMVCLEWWSFELLVLLSGLLPNPKLEASVLSICLNSGSLAFMIPFGLGSAISTRVSNELGAGRPEAARLASRVVMGLGLVVSVMVGLTMILVRHLWGYAYSDEEEVVQYVAKMMPILAVSFLFDDLQCVLSGVARGCGWQKIGAIVNLGAYYLVGIPAALCFAFVYHLGGMGLWLGIMCALIVQMLLLLAITVCTNWEKEALKAKERVFSSSLPADMTN; encoded by the exons ATGGCGCAACCGAGCATGGTGGAGCCTCTTCTTGGAGGCAATTGGGCGaggaaaggaggagagagcTTGGTGGTGGCCGAGGTGAGGAAGCAGCTGTACCTCGCCGGGCCGCTCATCGCCGGGTGGCTGCTGCAGAACGTGGTGCAGATGATCTCCGTCATGTTCGTCGGCCACCTCGGCGAGCTCGAGCTCTCCAGCGCCTccatcgccacctccttcGCCGGCGTCACCGGCTTCAGCTTGCTG TCCGGCATGGCGAGCAGCCTGGACACGCTGTGCGGTCAGGCGTTCGGGGCGAAGCAGCACCACCTGCTCGGCGTCTACAAGCAGAGGGCCATCCTCGTGCTCGGCCTCGTCAGCGTGGCGGTCGCCGCGGTGTGGGCGTACACCgggcagctcctcctcctgttCGGCCAGGACCCGGAGATCGCCGCCGGGGCCGGCAGCTTCATCCGGTGGATGATCCCGGCGCTGTTCGCGTACGGGCCGCTGCAGTGCCACGTCCGGTTCCTGCAGACGCAGAACATCGTGCTCCCCGTCATGCTCAGCTccggcgtcgcggcggcgagccaccTGCCGGTGTGCTGGCTGCTGGTGTACAGGGCCGGCCTCGGCAGCAAGGGCGCCGCGCTCGCCAACGCCGTCGCCTACCTCGCCAACGTCGCCATGCTGGCCGCCTACGTCAGGCTGTCCCCGGCGTGCCGGAGCACCTGGACGGGGCTCTCGCCGGAGGCGCTCCGCGACATGCTCGGCTTCCTGAGGCTCGCTGTCCCTTCTGCTCTCATGGTCTG CTTGGAATGGTGGTCATTTGAGCTCCTTGTGCTGCTCTCCGGACTACTCCCAAATCCTAAGCTGGAAGCATCAGTATTGTCCATTTG CCTGAACTCCGGCTCCTTGGCATTCATGATCCCTTTCGGTCTTGGTTCAGCCATAAG CACCCGTGTTTCAAATGAgctcggcgccggccggccggaggcGGCCCGTCTGGCCAGCCGTGTGGTGATGGGGCTGGGCCTCGTCGTCAGCGTCATGGTTGGGCTAACAATGATCTTGGTGCGCCATTTATGGGGCTACGCGTAcagcgacgaggaggaagTGGTCCAATACGTTGCCAAGATGATGCCCATTCTCGCCGTCTCGTTCCTCTTCGACGACCTGCAGTGTGTTCTGTCAG GTGTTGCTAGAGGCTGTGGGTGGCAAAAGATTGGTGCCATTGTGAACCTTGGAGCATACTACCTTGTCGGAATTCCTGCGGCGCTATGTTTCGCCTTCGTCTACCATCTTGGTGGAATG GGGCTGTGGCTGGGGATAATGTGTGCACTCATCGTGCAgatgctgttgctgctggcCATAACGGTGTGCACCAACTGGGAGAAAGAG GCTCTGAAGGCCAAGGAGAGAGTTTTCAGTTCGTCCTTGCCTGCAGACATGACGAATTGA
- the LOC102709736 gene encoding putative disease resistance protein RGA3 — MDRYVFGILKGAAGLAADANAFHEFFKWVKPHILAATRTQRQVDSGGLASASAGDNRTAAQHQIQDEDKLEKLEHSLWAIQTTITSTMYDLIDRLEWQSHKETEARHLRQIKDVVYDAEDLLDEYNYYALKVKVEASKNDLGQDHRHKTFLEFLDSVNFSKVMEIQDRLKLVLDQSKDLDLHKTPKKFDRLVRPETCRVLDEPKIFGREKELEELKQMLGVHQRKRGRPVARPTTGEARRAELPVLPIVGMGGVGKTTMAQQICEDGAVQKHFGCIIWICVSDEFEVNRLTKEVLKSLGEKNSQDTDSRDTLMVNLRDRVKSKKFFLVLDDMWDDVLKDEKGWRTFHRALSNGLEGSKILVTTRSSKVANLVSNSNHYELKGLQEDILWNFFKLCAFGSNSSPNNPDLECIGRDILPKLKGSPLAAKTLGRLLKSNLSIEHWEDISKNELWRLQQDETDILPALRLSYVYLPQYMKRCFSICALFPKDHIFEKEFLADIWVAQGYVEPQDASSCFDDLANRSFFQHAARQNNKYVIHDLIHDTAQLVSKDECFIIQHVSDLAKIPSKVRHLSISTDGNISCEQLVYICTQHKKLRSLVCKKSYRGRKGVAPMIDRWFMELDNIRVLIFNLSTVQELPKSIANSKHLRYLGLFGSSTFETLPSSVSLMYHLQTINAKDCKFKRYPERLGNLISLNKIISRGFRYIKNNFDELYLSWPERNNDETQMTEEQIKLLPHPHWNFQHLIIEYYPGESFSSWHWPDLLSMLTSLRVTGCKNIQSLSLTPISVSEASRNCTVEVFSSLSKVIINRCDALLSLDEFLMPAYMPALKSIVVDACYQLASLPVDQLHRFSRLEELGISACPELNMQRIMTLPSSLQKLCLWNCPSIERIDNSHLGSSPAPQLLGLHLRRCPDLTSVLGVISLPEIGNVSIDNCPKLTEIQQPFRRGYAWPN, encoded by the exons ATGGACAGGTACGTCTTTGGAATATTGAAGGGAGCTGCTGGTCTTGCTGCCGATGCCAATGCGTTCCATGAATTCTTCAAATGGGTCAAACCACACATCTTAGCTGCCACACGTACTCAGCGGCAAGTGGATTCAGGAGGGCTAGCATCAGCATCAGCTGGAGACAACAGAACAGCTGCACAGCACCAAATTCAGGATGAAGATAAGCTTGAGAAGCTCGAGCACAGCCTTTGGGCGATCCAAACAACCATTACATCCACAATGTATGACCTCATCGACCGTCTTGAATGGCAGAGCCACAAGGAAACAGAAGCCAGACACCTTCGCCAGATAAAGGATGTAGTGTACGATGCTGAGGACCTCCTTGATGAGTACAATTACTATGCTCTAAAGGTGAAGGTGGAAGCGAGCAAGAACGACTTGGGGCAAGATCACAGGCATAAAACCTTTCTGGAGTTCTTGGACAGTGTTAACTTCAGCAAAGTGATGGAAATCCAAGACAGATTGAAGCTTGTTCTTGACCAATCCAAGGATTTGGACTTGCACAAAACACCCAAGAAGTTTGACCGATTAGTCAGACCAGAGACATGCCGTGTCCTCGACGAGCCAAAGATATTTGGTCGTGAAAAAGAACTGGAGGAATTGAAGCAAATGCTAGGAGTGCATCAACGCAAGAGAGGCAGGCCTGTGGCACGCCCCACAACAGGTGAAGCAAGAAGGGCAGAGTTACCTGTGTTACCCATAGTTGGCATGGGCGGTGTCGGGAAGACAACCATGGCCCAACAAATCTGCGAGGATGGAGCGGTACAGAAACACTTTGGCTGCATAATCTGGATATGTGTTTCGGATGAGTTCGAAGTAAACAGGTTAACAAAAGAGGTTCTGAAGTCTCTTGGAGAAAAAAACTCACAAGACACTGATTCAAGGGATACTCTTATGGTCAATTTACGTGATCGTGTCAAGTCAAAGAAGTTCTTTCTTGTCctggatgacatgtgggatgaTGTCTTAAAAGATGAGAAAGGATGGAGGACATTTCATAGAGCTTTAAGCAATGGTCTCGAGGGTAGTAAGATTTTAGTCACTACTAGATCTTCCAAGGTTGCTAACCTAGTCAGCAACAGTAATCACTATGAGCTGAAGGGATTACAAGAGGATATTTTGTGGAATTTCTTCAAACTATGTGCATTCGGATCCAACAGTTCTCCCAATAACCCAGACTTGGAGTGCATTGGTAGAGATATACTTCCCAAGTTGAAGGGTTCACCTTTGGCTGCCAAAACTCTTGGACGCTTGTTGAAAAGCAACCTAAGCATAGAGCATTGGGAGGACATATCAAAAAATGAGCTGTGGCGATTACAACAAGACGAGACTGACATTTTGCCAGCCCTTCGACTGAGTTATGTGTACTTGCCACAGTACATGAAAAGATGTTTCTCAATCTGTGCTCTGTTTCCAAAGGATCACATATTTGAAAAGGAGTTTTTAGCAGATATCTGGGTAGCACAAGGCTACGTGGAGCCTCAAGATGCATCTTCTTGCTTTGATGACCTTGCAAATCGGTCTTTTTTTCAGCATGCAGCTCGTCAGAATAATAAGTACGTAATTCATGACTTGATACACGATACTGCACAGCTAGTCTCCAAGGATGAGTGCTTCATCATTCAACATGTAAGTGACCTAGCTAAAATCCCTTCCAAGGTTCGCCATCTGTCAATATCTACTGATGGAAATATCAGCTGTGAACAATTAGTGTATATTTGCACACAACACAAAAAACTGCGGTCCTTGGTATGCAAAAAATCTTACAGAGGTCGAAAAGGTGTTGCTCCTATGATTGATCGTTGGTTCATGGAACTTGACAATATCCGtgtattgatttttaatctttCAACAGTGCAAGAGTTACCTAAAAGCATAGCCAACTCAAAACATTTGCGTTACCTTGGTTTATTCGGAAGTTCTACTTTCGAGACCCTTCCTTCATCTGTTAGCCTGATGTATCATCTCCAGACTATAAATGCCAAGGATTGTAAATTCAAAAGATATCCTGAACGTTTGGGCAATCTGATTTccttaaataaaattatatcaagGGGCTTCAGATATATTAAGAATAACTTTGATGAGCTATACCTAAGTTGGCCGGAAAGAAATAATGACGAGACACAGATGACAGAGGAACAGATTAAATTGTTACCACATCCACATTGGAATTTTCAGCATTTGATAATAGAGTATTACCCAGGTGAATCTTTCTCCAGCTGGCACTGGCCTGACTTGCTGTCAATGCTAACTTCACTTAGAGTTACTGGTTGCAAGAACATTCAGAGCCTATCCCTCACACCCATCTCTGTCTCTGAGGCAAGCAGAAATTGCACTGTTGAAGTATTTTCATCCCTTTCAAAAGTCATTATTAATCGTTGCGATGCACTATTGAGTCTTGATGAGTTCCTGATGCCCGCTTATATGCCTGCCCTGAAGAGTATTGTGGTGGATGCTTGTTACCAATTGGCATCTCTGCCGGTTGATCAGCTCCACCGTTTTTCTCGATTGGAGGAGTTAGGCATTTCAGCATGTCCCGAGTTGAATATGCAGAGGATAATGACATTACCATCCTCTCTTCAGAAGCTCTGCCTATGGAATTGTCCAAGCATAGAGCGCATTGATAACAGCCATCTGGGGAGTTCTCCGGCACCGCAGTTACTCGGACTTCACCTTCGTAGATGTCCAGATCTCACTTCTGTTCTTGGTGTAATATCTCTTCCCGAAATAGGGAACGTATCCATAGATAATTGCCCCAAGCTGACGGAGATTCAACAGCCTTTCAGAAGAGGTTATGCCTG GCCTAATTAA
- the LOC107304061 gene encoding uncharacterized protein LOC107304061 — protein MAPPREPTAGDVTDSLAPELLSEILLRLPPDDPGHLFRASLVCKAWLRAVCDPCFLRRYRAFHGSPPLLGLLHRLQVLQGDPAPRLARTTAVPLSPDPAFRRALDCHHGRVLLHASDDDWYFIVWDPVTGEQHRLPEPGIPWLIYSAAVFCPVGGCDHLDCHGGPFRVVFVATDDDDELVKATVYSSESGAWSTPIILDYVSPQQRLQDIYSGELFAPYVLPRRGALVGDVIYFTLRKKDSTIIEYNWNMNCISKIDGPARDVYAVALMEMENGSLGFACIQGSSLYVWSRKVNSEGAAEWVQCWVIELEKMIPVANGDRKPFVVGSAEGLGLVFVSTGVGLFTIELKSKQVKKVEEPGVYYSVLPYMSFYTPDCGILSSLARTC, from the exons atggcgccgccgcgggagcCGACGGCGGGCGACGTCACCGACTCGCTCGCGCCGGAGCTCCTCTCCGagatcctcctccgcctcccgccggACGACCCGGGGCACCTCTTCCGCGCCTCCCTCGTCTGCAAGGCGTGGCTCCGCGCCGTCTGCGACCCCTGCTTCCTCCGCCGCTACCGCGCCTTCCACGGCTCCCCGCCGCTGCTCGGCCTCCTCCACAGGCTCCAGGTCTTGCAGGGGGACCCCGCCCCGCGCCTCGCCCGCACCACCGCCGTGCCCCTCTCCCCCGACCCCGCCTTCCGCCGCGCCCTCGACTGCCACCATGGCCGCGTCCTCCTCCACGCCTCCGACGACGACTGGTACTTCATCGTGTGGGACCCCGTCACGGGCGAGCAGCACCGCCTGCCGGAGCCCGGCATCCCGTGGCTCATCTACTCCGCCGCAGTGTTCTGCCCAGTGGGTGGCTGTGATCACCTCGACTGCCATGGCGGTCCCTTCCGAGTGGTcttcgtcgccaccgacgATGATGACGAGCTCGTTAAGGCGACCGTGTACTCGTCGGAGTCGGGTGCGTGGAGCACACCAATCATTCTTGATTATGTAAGCCCACAACAGCGTCTGCAAGACATCTATAGCGGTGAATTGTTTGCGCCGTATGTCCTGCCTAGGCGAGGTGCCCTCGTCGGAGATGTAATCTACTTCACACTTCGGAAGAAAGACAGTACAATCATTGAGTACAACTGGAACATGAACTGCATATCTAAGATTGATGGGCCCGCGCGAGATGTGTACGCCGTGGCCctcatggagatggagaaTGGTTCACTGGGGTTTGCCTGCATTCAGGGTTCCAGCCTTTATGTGTGGTCGAGGAAGGTGAATTCAGAAGGGGCTGCAGAATGGGTACAATGCTGGGTCATCGAGCTGGAGAAAATGATACCCGTTGCCAATGGCGATCGTAAACCATTTGTGGTTGGCTCTGCAGAGGGTCTGGGTCTCGTCTTCGTGAGCACGGGTGTTGGCTTATTCACGATCGAGCTCAAGTCAAAGCAGGTGAAGAAGGTTGAAGAGCCTGGGGTCTACTATAGTGTCTTACCCTACATGAGCTTCTACACTCCTG ATTGTGGCATATTATCATCGCTAGCGAGGACTTGCTGA
- the LOC102710585 gene encoding 60S ribosomal protein L35 translates to MARIKVHELRGKNKAELQAQLKDLKAELSLLRVAKVTGGAPNKLSKIKVVRTSIARVLTVISQKQKAALREAYKKKSLLPLDLRPKKTRAIRRRLTKHQLSLKTEREKKREKYFPMRKYAVKA, encoded by the exons ATGG ccCGGATCAAGGTGCACGAGCTGAGGGGGAAGAACAAGGCGGAGCTGCAGGCCCAGCTCAAGGACCTCAAGGCGgagctctccctcctccgcgtcgccaAGGTCACGGGCGGCGCCCCCAACAAGCTCTCCAAGAT CAAGGTGGTGCGCACCTCGATCGCGCGCGTGCTGACGGTGATCTCGCAGAAGCAGAAGGCGGCGCTGAGGGAGGCGTACAAGAAGAAGAGCCTGCTGCCGCTCGACCTCCGCCCCAAGAAGACCCGCGCCATCCGCAGGCGCCTCACCAAGCACCAG CTCTCTTTGAAGACTGAGAGGGAGAAGAAGCGTGAGAAGTATTTCCCCATGAGGAAGTATGCTGTTAAGGCTTAG